The Arachis duranensis cultivar V14167 chromosome 9, aradu.V14167.gnm2.J7QH, whole genome shotgun sequence genomic sequence TCTCTCTTTTCGAACCATGGAAGCCTTCGCACACTAAGTCCTAGCCCCTTTGCCGAACAGCTTCGTCTTCGTCTCATTCACCGTCGTCATCTTCATCTGCACTCTGGGTATTCGTCTTCTTCGCCTGTCTTTTGCTCGCCGTCGTCCTCGTCTGCCCTCTGCTCGTGCCGTCGTCTTAGTCTGGTCAACGAAGGTCAGCATTGCCTGCTCACTGCTCTCTGTTCtacgttttttaatttttttcatgcgCTCTGTTTCTGGCTTTCTGCTCACTGCTctgttctctctttttttaactACTCACTGCTCTGTTCTTCATTTTGTTGTGTTTGTGATTTGTGTTTGTGCTACTTGTTATTGAAATGTGTTGTGattttgtgtttgtgtttgtgCTGATTCATCTAGTGATTCTGCTCACCGCCTCAGATCGAAGGTCAGTGCTTGCTTgcttgttcttcatttttttaattttgttaatgcTTTGTTTAGTATTCTGCTGTGCTGCTGTTTTGTGGGTGGGTTATGATTATTTTGTGTAGTGATGTGCTGCTTTGTGTTTTGTTAATGCATTTCTTTGCCAATTTCCATGGCATCTTTATCTTCATACAGGTGATAGCTTACCATGTTGTTATGGCTGATCCAAAGTATGAAGGAAACTAGGATATTTTGTAGTTGTGATTTTCATGTTGTAGACTTAGCTATTTTTCTAATGGAAGTTAAGTTGATATAGAAAggaacttttttctttttattttattttatatgtatgtgtgTGTAATTTGATTatgtaatttgattttatttggaCTAGTTGTAATTTGTATATCTGATTATCTGTATAAAGTGtatttaaacatatatatatatatatatccccgGTGGAAGCAACCGCTAATTTTGTTCCAGATGAGTCTGCTTCGATTGAAAATAGCAATAAATCGAGTgtgaagagtgtttattggcaATACTTTAGTCGATTTTAAGAGGAAAAAGTCTGGAAGGCAAAATGCAACCATTGCAAATCTGTTCTTTGAGCCAATCCAAGAAATGAAACTACAAATTTGAAGAATCATGTGTTCCACTATTGTAAAATGATCAAATTAGCAAACTCTAGGCAATCAATAATTGCTGATTCATTGTCTAAACATGCAAGGAGTGATGCGGATGCTTTTGAATTTGATCCATCTTATACAAGAAGGTATATTGCCAAGGCCATATGTATGCATGAGTACCCTTTATCTTTTGTGGAACATGTTGGAATGAAAGAAATATATGCATCAATGCAACCAACTTTTAAGGTGCCTAGTCGAAACACAATCAAGAAGGACATTTTTGAAATGTATGAGTTGGAGAAGCTTAACATGACTAAGCTAATGGATGGAAATGATAGTCGAGTAGCAGTTACAACCGACATGTGGACttccaacaaaaaaaaggaTACATGGTTGTCACGGCACACTACATTGATAGTCCATGGATTTTGCAAAGGCGCGTATTAAGGTAATCTTCTATATTATACTTCTAGTAATTGAtattacttttaatatttttttacttgaaattaatttatcttttagaTAATAATTGAAATATGTTTTTGAACGATTTTCAGTTTTACTTATGTTCCCGCTCCTCGTACGAGTGAAGTACTCTCGAATGCATTAATGAAAGTTTTGTTAAAGTAGAACATAGATAGAAAATTGTCAACTATTACATTGGATAATTGCTCTACTAATGATGCTATGGTTGATGAGTTGTTGGGGCACTTAGATTCAAAATATTCGTTGTTGAAGGCTTCCATGTTGTATATGCATTGTTGTGCTCATATCTTGAACCTAATTGTAAAAAATGGTATAAATTTGGTTAAGAAGAGTGTGAAAAAAGTTCATGGTAGTGTGGTGTATTGGACTTCAACCCCTAAAAGGCATGAAACCTTTGTGAGTTGGTGTAGTAAGTCAAATAttcaatttacaaaaaaattagctGTTGATTGTCCAACTAAATGGAACTCCACTTATGTGATGTTAGAGACTGCATGGTTGTATCGAAATATGTTTTCTCGATTAAGACAAAAGGATCCTAATTACAAAAGTTTGCTAAGCAATGAGGAGTGGGACCTTGCTAAAGAAATTTGTGATAAATTAAAGTGGTTTTATGATGTGACACA encodes the following:
- the LOC127741511 gene encoding zinc finger BED domain-containing protein DAYSLEEPER-like, producing MIKLANSRQSIIADSLSKHARSDADAFEFDPSYTRRYIAKAICMHEYPLSFVEHVGMKEIYASMQPTFKVPSRNTIKKDIFEMYELEKLNMTKLMDGNDSRVAVTTDMWTSNKKKDTWLSRHTTLIVHGFCKGAY